CTCCTGGAGGCCTGCGGCGAAGGAGACGAAGTCGAGTTCCTGCACCTGGAGCCCCGGCGTGCGGGAGTCGGTCGGGAGCAGACGCGCCGCGCGGAGTTCAAACTCGCCGAGCATCGGGCGCGGTGCCCCCGGCGCGGCCGCGCTCGGCAAACGCACGGCCATCTCCGGCGGAGCCTGCACTTCGAGGCGCACCCGAAGCGGCTCGCCAACCTCGACGCGTCCGCTCGCGGCGACGAGCTTTGCGCGCACCCCCGCAGCCTCGGCGTGGGCGTCGGTGATGAGATCGGCGTCGGACATCGATGCCGCTGCTGGAGCGACTTGGTTCTGCGGCGCAGTGGCACCTGGGGTTCGGCTCGGAGTCGGGGAATCGAACACCTGCGCGTTGGCGCCAGCGCCAGCTCCACTCAGCGCCACGGCGCCATTGATCAGCAGCGCAGCGCAGCGCGAGCCGGCGCGGCGCCTCTGGTGGCATGGGAGGCGATCGCTCCTCGGCCCCATCACCGCTTCCTCCCCTCGCGACGGCGGAAGTAGTCCATGAGGGGACGGCCGCAATCGGCGCCGGTCTCGACTTCGATTGGTGTCATCTTCGATCGGGCGAACGCGCGGCGTCGGCGCTCGAAGCCTTCGGCAGCCATGGCTGCGTAGCGCGATCGCACGCGCCGGCTGGTGGTGTCGATGACCACGCGCTCACCCGTCTCGGGATCGACACACTCGACAAGTCCGACGGCGGGCAGCACGCCCTCGCGCCGATCGTGGACGACGACCGGGATGACATCATGGCGCTGGCGGGCCAGCGAGAGGGAGTCCTCCCACCCCTCATCTAGGAAGTCGCTCACGACAAAGAGCACGGAGCGCCGCCGCTGAATGCGATCGAGTTCCCGGATGGCTTCGCCCAGTCGCGTGCCCCGGCCCGCAGGCTGAAATCCCAGCAGCTCGCGAACGATCCGGAGCACATGCCTTGAGCCCTTGCGCGCGGGGACAAAGCGCTCGATCCGATCGGTGAAGGCCATCAGGCCCACCTTGTCGTTGTTGCGAATCGCCGAGAAGGCCACGGTCGCCGCCACTTCCGCCGCCAGCTCGCGCTTGAACTGGGCACATGAACCGAAGGAGAGCGACCCGGACAAGTCCACAGCCAGCATGACCGTCAGCTCACGCTCCTCGCGAAAGAGCTTGACATGAGGCATCCCGACTCGAGCGGAGACATTCCAGTCGATCGAGCGCACATCGTCGCCGATCGTGTAAGGACGCACCTCCTCGAACTCCATGCCTCGCCCCTTGAAGGCGGAGTGATACTGCCCCGCGAGCGCCTCGCTCACGATCCGGCTGGTCCGGATCTGGATGCGGCGAACCTTGCGAAGGAGTTCTCTGGCGTCAGAGAAGGTGGGGGCGGCAACCATGCTTACTTCATGCGAATGCGTTCACGGGGCGTTCGGCGCAGCGGGGCGCATGAGCCGCCGCCGCACGAATGCCCGTGCCGATCATCACGGCACGGGGACATGCTCAAGCAGCGTGCGGACGACATCATCACTGGTGCGCTCGAGCGCTTCGGCTTCATAGGTCAGGCCAATGCGATGACGCAGCACCTCGAGGGCGACATCCTTGACATCCTGCGGCACCACATAGCCGCGGCCGTCGAGGAAGGCCTTGGCACGCGACGCCAGCGTGAGCGCAATCGTCGCTCGCGGTGAGGCGCCGTACTGAATCAGCTCCTTGAGTGGCGCCTTGAAGGCGCCGGGGTCGCGCGACGCAACAACGATGTTGACGATGTAGTCCTTGATCCGATCGTCGACGAAGATCTCATCGATGACGGCGCGGGCCGCCGTGATCGATTCCGGGTGCATGACCGGCTCGATGGCGATCTTCGAGTTGGTGCGTGCCATGCGGTCGAGAATCTGCCGCTCCTGCTTGGGCGTCGGGTAACGCACCACCAGCTTCAGCAGGAATCGATCGACCTGCGCCTCGGGCAGGGGATAGGTGCCCTCCTGCTCAATGGGATTCTGCGTTGCCAGCACGAGGAAGGGGTCGGCCATCGGGTAGGTCTCGGTGCCGATGGTGACCTGGCGCTCCTGCATCGCCTCGAGCAAGGCGCTCTGGACCTTCGCCGGCGCACGATTGATTTCGTCGGCCAGCACGATGTTCGTGAAGATCGGGCCCTTCTTGACGACGAAGTCGCCGCTCGCGGGGCGGTAGACGAGCGTGCCGATGAGGTCCGCCGGCAGCAGGTCGGGTGTGAACTGCACGCGCTGGAAGCCCGTGCGGATGCCGGCGGCAAGGGTTGCGACGGCCGTGGTCTTGGCGAGTCCGGGCACGCCCTCGATCAGGATGTGCCCGTTCGAGAGAAGACCGATGAGCAGCCCTTCGAGGAGCTCATCCTGTCCGACGACCACTCGGTGCATCTGCTCCACGAGTTGGCGAAAGGGTTTGCTTGCGGCTTCGACTTGTCGTTCGATGGAGGAGATGTCGTGTTGGGTGACGGTCATGGAGGGTTCCTCAGGTCACGGCGCCTCAGGGGCTCATGGTGGGGCCCCTCGCCTCGGTACATTCAGGTCTCATGCGCCAGTGCTGACGGAAGCTCCCGCCAGCAGCAAGGTGGTACCCGGAAGAAGATACGGCGCTTCATCGTGGCGTGTGAAAGGGCGTGTCGTCGTAGGATCGGCGCTGAGGTCAACACCTGCGGCCTGAGTGGGCCGCCGGGCGGAGACGGGACTTTGTCACGGGAGTGTTTCATGCGAGTCGGCTGGATTGGTTGCGGCGTGATGGGACGCTCCATGGCGGGTCATCTTCTTGACGCAGGACACGAGGTGGTTCTCCACACTCGGACGAAGTCGAAGGCGTCGGCACTCCTCGCGCGCGGGGCGACTTGGGCATCGACACCCGCCGCCGCTGCCGATGGCGCGGACGCGGCCTTCTCGATGGTGGGCATGCCCGACGAAGTGGAGATGGTTCATCTTTCGGGCGAGGGCACGCTGGCGGCCAGGACACCTCCTCGTGTGGTGGTGGACATGGGCACATCGCCGCCGTCACTTGCGCGGCGCATCGCGCACCGTGCTCGCGAGGTGGGTGTTGGCAGCGTCGATGCGCCGGTCTCCGGTGGCGACATCGGTGCCAGGAATGCAGCCCTTTCGATCATGGTCGGAGGTGAGGAGAGCGATGTCGCCGCCGCAATGCCTCTCCTTGAGAAGCTCGGGCGAACGATCGTGCATCATGGCCCCCCCGGCAGCGGCCAGCACTGCAAGTTGGTGAATCAGATTCTCGTGGCCGCGGCCACCATCAGCATGTGTGAGGCACTGACCTACGCCCACGGGGCCGAACTCGATGCGGACAAGGTTCTCCGAAGTGTCGGAGGTGGTGCGGCTGGAAGCTGGACCATCGAGCACCTGGCGCCGCGCGTGCTCCGGGGCGACCTTGCGCCCGGCTTCATGGCTGAGCATCTCGCCAAGGATCTCGCCATCGCGATCGACGAAGCGAAGGAGATGTCCCTTGAACTCCCGGGTCTGCTGCTGGCCAAGCGGCTCTTTGATGACCTCGTGGCGAAGGGATACGGCGCACGGGGCACGCACGCCATGATTCTGCACTACCGCCCAGATCTCGCGAAGTCGATGCCCGAGTCAACCTGAGGTGATGGGTGACGACGGATCGACCTGTTCAGTCGACAACCCTCGGACCAACAGCCCCGGCGGCGTGATCCTTGCGCCAAGACCAGGGCGACGCCGAACGAACCCCCGCGCGGGATCTGAAACAGTCCGTTACTTCGTGGCGAGGTAGCGCTCGACGCTCCGAACATCGGCCACGATCTGCGGCGTGATGCGAAGCGTGAACGAGGCACCGACCGTGGGCACGACGACCTTGGTTGGCGTCTTGCGGCGAGCAAAGAGTCGGCCGCCGCGCTGCGTCCACGGCGTCTCCCGGCGACGCACATGAGCCAAGCGTGAGAGCGTTCGCTGCACCTTCGGCTGAAGTCGCATGAGGCGCTGAAGCGTCTTGCGCTGGCGCTCCGTGCGGGGGAGGGCCTTGATGGTGAAGGTGACGGTGCTGCTGGGGGCGAGCTCGGCCATGGAAGCGTCCTTCTGAATCGCCCGGACCGACTTGGTCAGGCGGCGAGAGTCCCGCAGGGTAGCGGGAAAGGCCATTCAATGCCAGCGGACAGGGGGTGTGGGCTGAGTTCACGCCCCGGGATCGCTCCTCGAAAGGCGGCATAGCGCGGCGTTGGGGGCCGATCACCAGCCACCAGAGCACGCAGGGGGGCTGTTGGCCTTGTTCGGTGATCGCCGGGCGGGACCGTCAAAGGCCGACGGCCGAGGCAGCCCTCGGCAGAGGGCGTGCACGGAGGAAGATGACCACGGTCTCCTCGGTCCCGGGCAGGTCGACCGCCGTGACCGCGGGCGGCCCGTCGATCGGTGCGGCGATCGACCCTGAACTGATCGCCTCGACTCCCTCGCGCGTGACCGCGCACTCGAAGACGACTCGGACCCCTCGCTCGGTGTCCCACTCGGGACGGAAGGCGAACCGCAGGTTCAACCCCGGCTCGGAGAGCACCGACTCGGCCTGCTCATCCATCGTGGTCACGAGCGTCGGTGATGCGACTCGCGCAGCCCCGGCGATTGACATGACTGCCTCGGGCCGGATCACTTCCGTGCGCTCCGACATCGAGATGATGCGCCAGTCGCGCGTGGGAACCCGAATGGCATCGACCGAGACTTTCAGCATGGAGGGATGGGTCAGTCGAAGCTCTTCAACGAGCGCGGCGAGTCGCCGATGGATCGTTGCCGGTGCGCTCACCAGGACCGTGCCGCCGGTGCGCGAGGCGTGAAGGAGATCGCCGCCATTCACGAGCCACGAGTCGGGATCGATGTGTTCGCGCGCCTTCGTCATGAAGTCGTCGGCGAGCAGATCCACTCGATAGGCGCGCGTGCGCCGCAGCGCGGTGGCCGCCGCATCATTCATGATGCGCAGGCGACCGAGCGTCGCCTCGGCGCGCGGCCGAGCAAAAGTCGTCCCGACATTCGCACAGATCGCCTCAAGGACGGCCAGCAGCGACCCCTGCGCGCCAGCGAGCACGGCGGGACCGTCGTTGCGGATACCCATCGAGACAAGGCCCTCCCAATCGACCTCGATCGGCAGGTTCGTCTGCGCCGTGAGCGCAGCGATCACCTCATCAAGTGTCTGCACATCGCGCGGCACGGTGACCGAGAGAGTCGCGGCAAGATCGAGGAGCGCGAGCTCCTGGGCGAGCACATCGAGTTCAGCGGCGGTTGGGGGCGATACCGCCTCGGGAGTCGGCGGTGGCGCCTCGGATGGCTGCGGACGGGGGAGATCCGCCGGCAGCGGAGGTGGACGAAGGGGGTGCTGCCCCGGTGGGTGCAACGACTGCGGCCGCGCGGCGCTCGCGGTCAGCAGAGATGCACGCTCCGCGCGGTGACTGGGACGCGCATCCGCGGTCGAGGCGGCACCATGCACGGAGCTGAACGGCGCGGCCAGCGGCACCACCATCGCGAGCACGATCGTTCGCTCTCTGCAAAGGGCAATACCTGACGAGGCACGGCTGATGACTCTGTTCACGCACACTCCTACCGGTAGGGCGGCTCGCTCGCTGCGAGAAGCCGAAGGCTCGGGCACGGAAGGCCCCGGTCCGACATGTTCACGATCTATGACGCGGTGATCGCGTCACGGATCGGCTTGACGATGTGTGGAATCACGCGATCCTCGGCAAGCCGCTCGGCGTGACCGCAGAGCGTGGCCAGCAGCGTGGGCAACTCGGCGATCGCCTGGATCGGTCCGCTGCGCCGGACGGTGAGATAGACACTGATGGGCTCCTCACCCGCCCGAACCACGGTCGGTTCGCTGCTCTTGGTCCGGCTCTTCACCTCGAAGTAGGCCTGGAGGTCATTCGATGGGCTGAGGGAGAGCCCCATGAAGGGCTGCACATCGATGGGGCGCTCCTGCTGAAGGTCGACCAATGCCGCAAGTGGCGACTCCGCAAGGAGCGCATCCCAGATGATCTGATCGCGATTGCCCTCGGTCTCGAAGTCGAAGCAGAAGATGAGTTCAAGATGCTCGACATCAAGTGGAGAGATCGAGAGGTACCACGGCGCCACTTCGAGCACCGTGCGATGGAGCGCATACGCGGCGTCGAGCGACGGAGGATTGACCATGCCGCTGCGCAGCGAGGTCTGCCGCATGGTCACCCAGGAGAAGGTCCGATCGTGGTCGTCGCTCTCGAGCACGATCTCCTGGTCGAAGCGGCGCAGGTGCCTGAGCGACGGCGCCTGCTTGCGGACGCGATCAAAGAGTTCGAGCACCGGCTCCCGACCCGCGGGCAGGTCGAGCTTCAGCGCCAGTTTCTGGTTGATGTAGAAGTCTCGGCACCACAGGCCGTACTCGGTTCCCATCCTTGCCTCCGGCCGCCGAGCATACGGGAAGGGCGTCGACGCTCTGGTGCTTCGCAGGCGGTGGCAGCGGCTGTGGACAGCCTGTCAGTGTGACGAGTTGAGGAGCCACTCGACGACCGCCCCGGTGTCGTCGAGTGCATTGAGCGCCATGTGCGCGCCGTGCTCGGCGAGGGTGTCGCGCGGGAATTCGCCGGTCGCCACGCCCAGCACCCTACAGCCGGTCGCGAGGGCGCAATCGACATCATGCGGCGTGTCACCGATGATGACCACGCGTTCGGGGTCCATCGGCCGGCCGTGCTGCTCATGAAAGCGTCGGATGGCCACTGGTGGTAGGGCCCGACGGCTCTCCCCATCCTCCGCCCACGCGTTCACTTTGAAGAGAGTGTGATCGAGTCCGCTGTGACGAATCTTGAGCGTGCCCGTTTCGCTGTAGTTGCCGGTGAGCAAGCCAAGATGCACGCCCGGGCGCCCGCGCAGCGCATCAAGGAGTACCGGCACTCCGGGCATGACTCGCGTCGAGCCCGGGGCGCTGTCAAGCTTTGCGCGGAGGCACTCCGCGTAGGTGGCGCGGAAGCGAGCATGCACCGAGGGTTCATCGGGAATGCCGTGACGCTCGGCGAGATCGCGCCAGATGAGCGTGTCGAGCCGTCCGGCGACGGGGATGCTATCGAATGAGAAGCGCTGCGCGGGAAAGAGCCGGGAGAGCGCCTCGATCATCGCGGCCATGCCTGCCCCCTGCGTTCGCAGGAGCGTGCCATCGATGTCGAAGAGAATGAGGCGTTCGCCATCCATCGGCGGAGACGCCTCAGGCAAGCGCCGCTGCCTTCGCGCCGGTCGCCGCCACGATCCGTCGCGCCGCGTCGGTGAGATCGCTGGCCGCCTGCATCGTGGGAATGCTGCGCTGGGCGTCCTTCAGAATCCGCCTCGCCGCATCGACATTCGTGCCTTCGAGACGAACCACGAGTGGAACCTTGAAGCCGATTTGCGTTGCCGCGGCGACGATCGCGCGGGCGATGCGATCGCAGGGCATGATGCCGCCGAAAATGTTGACGAGGACGCCCTTCACACGAGGGTCGGCAAGGATGATGCGAAAGGCCTCTCCGACCGCTTCCTCGCTGGCGCTGCCGCCGACATCGAGGAAGTTGGCGGGATGGCCGCCATGGAGCTTCACCAGGTCCATCGTGCTCATCGCGAGACCGGCGCCGTTGACGAGGCACCCGATCGAGCCGTCGAGCGCCACATAGCTCAGGCCGAACTCATGCGCGCGGATTTCGGCGGGGTTCTCCTCGGTCGGATCGAATAGGTCGGCGACTTCGCTCTGCCGGAAGAGGGCATTGTCATCAAAGGTGAACTTGGCATCGATGGCGAGCACCTGTCCGTCGGGATGCTCACTCGAAGGAGGCGTGACCACGAGCGGATTCACCTCGGCGAGGCTTGCATCGCGATCGACCGCGAGTTTGGCGAGGCGCAGCATGATCGTGACCGCCTGGGCCACCTGTCGGCCATGGAAGCCAAGCTTGAAGGCGATCTCACGCGCCTGGTAGGGAGCGAGGCCGGTGACAGGGTCCATCGGCACGCGCAGGATCGCCTCCGGGCGCTCCTCGGCGACCGTCTCGATCTCGGTTCCCCCTTCGGCGCTGGCGATCACAAGATTGGTCCGCACGGAGCGATCGAGGGTGACCGCGAGATAGAACTCCTTCGCAATCTCGACTGCCTCGGCCACGAGCAGCGTGCGAACCTCGAGGCCCTCGGGCGGAGTCTGCGGGCTCTTCATTCGCGTGGAGAGCATGAACTCGGCAGCCTTGCGGGCCTCTTCGCCGGAGCGCACCAGCTTGACGAAGCCAGCCTTGCCACGGCCTCCGGCATGCACCTGCGCCTTCATGACGACTTCCTTCGCCCCTTCGCCGAAGAGTCGCTGCGCCTCGGTCACGGCATCGGGGACACTGTGGGCCACGGAGAATCGCGGGGTGGCGACCCCGGCGCCTCGAAGCAACGCTCTCGCCTGGTGTTCGTGGATCCGCATGAGGGGCAGGAAGCTTAGCAGCCGCCCGGACCCGGCGATGCGGCCGGGACGCTCTGGGCCGCCGCTCGCTTCGCCGCCCGCCGTGCATTCCACCACTCGTAGACGATCGGCATGACGCTCACGACGATGATGCCGCCGATCACGAGGGTGAAGTTCTCCTTGACGACCGGCGTGTTTCCGAAGAAATACCCCGCGTAGACGAAGCTCGTCACCCAGACGATCGCACCGATCACGTTGTAGGCGAAGAAGCGCCGGTAGGTCATCGTGCCGATGCCTGCGACGAATGGGGCAAAGGTGCGCACGATGGGCACGAATCGGGCCAGGATGATCGCCTTGCCGCCGTGCTTCTCGAAGAAGCGATGGGTGCGTTCAAGGTGCTGCTTCTTCAGGAATCGGTAGCGATCGGTGAACGCCCGCGGCCCGATCCACTTCCCGATGTGGTAGTTCACCGCATCCCCGATCACTCCGGCGATGATGAGCAGGATCACCAGGAGGTGGACATTCAGGCCCACCGTGCCGGCCGCCTGTTCATCGGGCTGCTGAGTGATCGCGACGATGGCTCCCGCCGCGAAGAGCAGCGAGTCGCCGGGCAGGAAGGGGGTCACCACGAGCCCCGTCTCGCAGAAGATGATCAGGAAGAGAAGGACATAGATCCACGCTCCATAGGCGTGGACGAACTCGGTCAGAAACTGAGGCAGCTCGGTGAAGAGCCGCATGAATTCATGGAGAAGTTCCATCATGGCGTAGGTGGGGGGAGAGGCCAGCGTAGGTCATCGGGCCTCCACGAGGGAGGACTCCCACGCTACACTTCGGCTCGTCGTGCTCGGCAAGTCCAGCACGAAGGGACAGGTGGCCGAGCGGCTGAAGGCGCCGGTTTGCTAAACCGGTATACGGGGTACCGCCTCGTATCGCGGGTTCAAATCCCGCCCTGTCCGTTTCTTGATGTCCTGCGGGGGCCTCTGAGTCGTGGCCGCGGTGAACCCGCGGCGCGCTGGGTGGTCACGCGAGAGCCCTGCCGCGGCGCGAGAGAGCAACCTTGGCGCAGAAAAAACCTCCTGGCTGCATGCAGCCAGGAGGTCTGGTCGTGTTGAGCCTTGAGAGCGGCTTACTCCGGCATCGCCAGCGCGCGCTCCTCGAGCGCCTTCGAGACCGCATGGTTCACGCGAGCTCGGAAGATCTGCCCATCGGGGCTCCATCCGAAGCGCTTGATCGCCGTGCGAATCTCCTCATGACTCAGTTGGCCGATGGCCACATCCATCATGGAGCGCAAGGCCTTCTTCGCGGTCGGCTGGCTCTTCAGCCACTCGGCCGCTGTTGGTGCGAAGGTGTCGTAGGCATCCCTCACCACCGACGGAGCGTGGCGGTCGAGCCATGTGCGGAAGTAGACCCAGCGCGGGTTGTTCGCGCCGTAGACCTCCCGCGCGACCCAGCAGGGGATCGGCGGCTCGAGCGGCGGATTCGGCTGAACCTGCACGAAGTCCCACCATGTCTGATAGGTGTTCACGGTCGGCGGCCCGATCGTGACGAGGCGGAATCGCACCTTGCCCTGACCGCTCGATGTGTCGATGAGGTTGATGGTGTTGTAGAGCAGGTTGATGGAACCTGAGCCGATGTTGACGACTCCGCCCCCTTCGTCATCAAAGAAGGTCAGCGTGTCGGGAAGCAGGAGCCAGCGATTCGTCTGCACATTGAAGACGAAGAACATCGTGTAGACGCTGTTGCTCGGGATCGCTTCGCCGATCGCGGTGATCGAGAGGTTCGAAAGCTGCTGAGGCTCGTCGTAAATGGTCGTGACAGTCAGAAGCATGTCCGAGATGACCGCCGTCGAGGGGTAGAAGATGCCGGGTCCGACCGGTGGAACGGTGCCGCCACCGGCCCGCGCCGCTCGGATCCGGACTTGGTTTCCGTCGACGCTCAGCAGGCTGAAGACAGAGCCGCTGAGCAGGCGACCGACGAGAATCTGAATCTCGTAGTTGATGACTCCCTCGGGGAAGTTCCCGATGGGCTCATTGGTCAGGGTCGCGACGACCTGAGGCCCGAAGTCGATGAAGCCTCCGATGCCGAGGAACTCGCCATCGTTCACCGTGTCACCCGCGCAGGGGATCGCCGAAGTGAGTTGGAAGGGGCTGTTCTGGGGCACGCCGCACTGAAGGAACCGATTGAGACGCACCGTGGTCTTCACCTGCTGCGGAGTGAGTGGTGCGTCGAAGAGGGCCTTGGTGGCGCTCTGCATTCGAGCAACGCAGCCAGCAATCATGGCCGATGCCGCCGAAGTGCCGCCGAACTGAATGGTGTAGGTACGGTTGTTCGAGTTGGCCGCTCCGCCGCGCCACAGGTCGCCGTAGCCGCAGGTCGCCACATAGGCACCCCAGCCTGCGACATCGACCTCGTTCTGGCCGGGGTCGGAGTTGGGATTCGTGAAGTTGCTGAAGGGCAGTCGGCAATATCGCAACGACTGATAGAGCGCGGGGAAGCGGGGCTGTCCGGGCCAGACGGCGCCGACCACGACGGCCGCGCTTGGCGGGGCGGTACCGGGGCTTGTCACGACCGGGCTGCACTCGTTGCCGGCGGCGACCACGACGGCGATGCCGATCTGCGAAGCCACGACCGAGAGCAGGTAGATCTCCGGGCTTTGGAGGATCGTGCCACCCAGCGAGGTCGTGCCGCCAGTCAGCGGATCAGTGATCACGACCGGAAAATCCAGAGGAACCAGGAGCACATCGCCTGTCGTCAGCGTGCCAACTGCCGATCCGAGCGCATTCAGAAGGCGACCACCGACTCCGCCGCCACCGAAGGCGGGGAAGAAGATGCCCGTGGCGTCTGGAGCGACACCCGTAATGCCCTTGCCGTCAGCCGCAGCCAGCATGATGCCGAGCACAGCGGTGCCGTGGTGAGGATCAACGGGAGCGTCGGCCGAGGTGACGATTTCGATGCCCGGTTCAACGGAAACCCGGCCAGCGAACTCTTCATGATCGACGAATGCCGCGTTGTCGACGACTCCGATGACGATTCCGCCGCCGCGGGCCGCTGAGCCAGCGACACCGATCGCGGCCAGAGCGCTCTCAAAGCCCTGAATGTCCAAGCCGCCGCCGCGGAAGCCGCTGTTGAGGAACATGCGCGACGAATCAAGCTGGCCCTGATTCGTCGGAGCGAGAATGGTGGAGATTCCGACGCCCGGCGTGCCCGAGAGATCCTCAAGTGAACTGGCTGCGGGGGATCGGGTGAGCCACGCCTGGAGATTCCTCGACTGAAGACCAAAACCTGTCGTCACGATCTTGGGTGTGAAGTCGGGCGTCGCGCCGCCCGCGGGGAAGTTCCCCTGGTTCAGAACCGGGAAATCGGCCGGTCCGGGGTTGGTGCTCGCGGCGATGTTGCCCGCGAGAGGCTGCACGCAAGGGTTGATCGGATCGGCGGTTCGAGCGAGGCGGACGCAGTTCTCATCCCAGCCGATGATGCAGCAGGTCTGATCGATGACGCACACATAGACGCAGCACGGGGTGTTGGAGCAGCCTCGGTTGCCGGGCCGAACATTGAAGCAGCCGCCGTTGAGCTGATAGCCAATGCGCTCGAACGATGGATCCTGCATCGCAAGCTGCGCCGAGGAGGGGAACGCCGGGTTCACACCGGTGATCGCGACTGCGGTCGTCAGACCATCATCGCCCATGGGTGGCGGCGCGACAGCCGTGCTGTACCCAGTGACGGCCACGAGCTCAAAGGGGAAGGACGCGCCGCCGAGTCCCAGGGCGCTGAGCGTCGTCGCCTGGATCGTTGCATCGGGTGCACCTGGATTCGGGCCAGTGCGAAGGGCGAAGCAGGGGTCGTACTTGTACGAGCCGGGCAGCGAACTCTGATTTCCCGAGACCGGCAGGAAGGGGTCGTAGACGGTCCGATTGCAGAGCAGGTTGGCATAGAAGGCGCAGAGCGCGTCCCAACCACCTTCGACACAGCCGGGCTGGACCGTGGAGATTGTGCCGCAGCATGTCGCATCGTTGCACCCCCAGATGCAATCGAAGTCGTTCGCTCCGTTGTCGCAGGGCTCAGCGCAGTTGTTGCTGCAACCGGAACCAAAGACGAAATTCGAGCAGCGTCCGTTGATGTTGGGCAGACCCGGTGGAATACCGGGCTTGTTGCAGTTGACGGCTCCTGGAGGGAGTTCGCACGGGTCTCCGGGGGCGGACGCACACCCGGTCTGCGCGCCGGCCTGCTGACGGGCGGGGAAGGCCATCTGCTCGATCACCACGAACTCAACCTCGGGCAGCTCGTTGAGCGCACGGGCGCATCCAACGAGATCGTTGTCCGGCTGAACATAGATCATGCCAGCAAGGTCGGGTGCCGCGATGCCGCTGTTGGACTCAGCCCTCTCTTCGACGGCCTTCAGCCACTCAGGCGACTTGTCGAGCGCCTGCCATGCGGTGGCGCGGTACTGCGAGAGAATCTGGGTCACGGCAGGCAGCGCGACACCGTCGACGGTCTGCACAACCGCGCTGGGTGACCGCGGCGCGCGCACCTTGAGTTCATCGTTGAACTTCACGATGACACGACCGGTGGCCGTGGAGCGTCCGGTGTGTCGGTGCGCCG
The Phycisphaeraceae bacterium genome window above contains:
- a CDS encoding haloacid dehalogenase-like hydrolase — protein: MDGERLILFDIDGTLLRTQGAGMAAMIEALSRLFPAQRFSFDSIPVAGRLDTLIWRDLAERHGIPDEPSVHARFRATYAECLRAKLDSAPGSTRVMPGVPVLLDALRGRPGVHLGLLTGNYSETGTLKIRHSGLDHTLFKVNAWAEDGESRRALPPVAIRRFHEQHGRPMDPERVVIIGDTPHDVDCALATGCRVLGVATGEFPRDTLAEHGAHMALNALDDTGAVVEWLLNSSH
- a CDS encoding AAA family ATPase, coding for MTVTQHDISSIERQVEAASKPFRQLVEQMHRVVVGQDELLEGLLIGLLSNGHILIEGVPGLAKTTAVATLAAGIRTGFQRVQFTPDLLPADLIGTLVYRPASGDFVVKKGPIFTNIVLADEINRAPAKVQSALLEAMQERQVTIGTETYPMADPFLVLATQNPIEQEGTYPLPEAQVDRFLLKLVVRYPTPKQERQILDRMARTNSKIAIEPVMHPESITAARAVIDEIFVDDRIKDYIVNIVVASRDPGAFKAPLKELIQYGASPRATIALTLASRAKAFLDGRGYVVPQDVKDVALEVLRHRIGLTYEAEALERTSDDVVRTLLEHVPVP
- a CDS encoding DedA family protein is translated as MRLFTELPQFLTEFVHAYGAWIYVLLFLIIFCETGLVVTPFLPGDSLLFAAGAIVAITQQPDEQAAGTVGLNVHLLVILLIIAGVIGDAVNYHIGKWIGPRAFTDRYRFLKKQHLERTHRFFEKHGGKAIILARFVPIVRTFAPFVAGIGTMTYRRFFAYNVIGAIVWVTSFVYAGYFFGNTPVVKENFTLVIGGIIVVSVMPIVYEWWNARRAAKRAAAQSVPAASPGPGGC
- a CDS encoding DUF58 domain-containing protein, encoding MVAAPTFSDARELLRKVRRIQIRTSRIVSEALAGQYHSAFKGRGMEFEEVRPYTIGDDVRSIDWNVSARVGMPHVKLFREERELTVMLAVDLSGSLSFGSCAQFKRELAAEVAATVAFSAIRNNDKVGLMAFTDRIERFVPARKGSRHVLRIVRELLGFQPAGRGTRLGEAIRELDRIQRRRSVLFVVSDFLDEGWEDSLSLARQRHDVIPVVVHDRREGVLPAVGLVECVDPETGERVVIDTTSRRVRSRYAAMAAEGFERRRRAFARSKMTPIEVETGADCGRPLMDYFRRREGRKR
- the sucC gene encoding ADP-forming succinate--CoA ligase subunit beta, with the protein product MRIHEHQARALLRGAGVATPRFSVAHSVPDAVTEAQRLFGEGAKEVVMKAQVHAGGRGKAGFVKLVRSGEEARKAAEFMLSTRMKSPQTPPEGLEVRTLLVAEAVEIAKEFYLAVTLDRSVRTNLVIASAEGGTEIETVAEERPEAILRVPMDPVTGLAPYQAREIAFKLGFHGRQVAQAVTIMLRLAKLAVDRDASLAEVNPLVVTPPSSEHPDGQVLAIDAKFTFDDNALFRQSEVADLFDPTEENPAEIRAHEFGLSYVALDGSIGCLVNGAGLAMSTMDLVKLHGGHPANFLDVGGSASEEAVGEAFRIILADPRVKGVLVNIFGGIMPCDRIARAIVAAATQIGFKVPLVVRLEGTNVDAARRILKDAQRSIPTMQAASDLTDAARRIVAATGAKAAALA
- a CDS encoding NAD(P)-dependent oxidoreductase yields the protein MGRSMAGHLLDAGHEVVLHTRTKSKASALLARGATWASTPAAAADGADAAFSMVGMPDEVEMVHLSGEGTLAARTPPRVVVDMGTSPPSLARRIAHRAREVGVGSVDAPVSGGDIGARNAALSIMVGGEESDVAAAMPLLEKLGRTIVHHGPPGSGQHCKLVNQILVAAATISMCEALTYAHGAELDADKVLRSVGGGAAGSWTIEHLAPRVLRGDLAPGFMAEHLAKDLAIAIDEAKEMSLELPGLLLAKRLFDDLVAKGYGARGTHAMILHYRPDLAKSMPEST